The Daucus carota subsp. sativus chromosome 9, DH1 v3.0, whole genome shotgun sequence genome window below encodes:
- the LOC135149519 gene encoding uncharacterized protein LOC135149519 → MTFWGCLDDLVRSITLDQFLFVGGDFNGHIGARADGYQGVHGGFGYGVRNDNCSTLLEFTTAHDLVIVNSCFRKRDDNLITFRSGGHATQIDYLLIRSRDFRFCSYCKVFPVEACASQHRLLVMDLSLDGPPMEGLRVVTPRILWRNLHGSKVA, encoded by the coding sequence ATGACTTTCTGGGGTTGTTTGGATGATTTGGTTCGGAGTATTACTCTAgatcaatttttatttgttgGTGGTGATTTTAATGGTCATATTGGTGCGAGAGCAGATGGGTATCAAGGTGTTCATGGTGGGTTTGGTTATGGTGTTAGAAATGACAATTGTTCGACGCTTTTGGAATTTACAACAGCACATGATTTAGTGATTGTTAACTCTTGTTTCCGCAAGCGTGATGATAATCTAATTACTTTTAGGAGTGGGGGACATGCCACTCAAATTGATTATCTTCTTATTCGCAGTAGAGATTTTAGATTTTGTTCATATTGTAAGGTTTTTCCAGTGGAAGCTTGTGCTTCACAGCACCGTCTTTTAGTCATGGATTTGTCTTTGGATGGCCCACCTATGGAGGGATTGAGAGTTGTTACACCTCGAATTCTGTGGCGTAATTTACATGGATCGAAAGTAGCATAA